In Planktothrix sp. FACHB-1365, the genomic stretch CGGAATTCCTAATGTCATTAATAAGGCGGTTCCAGCCATCACTATCGTATTAGCAATTAAAGAAATATCGGAATTGATACCTAATTTCATCATTAAAATTAAACCACTTCCGGCTCGAAACATAAAAATTCCAGGGATCATTCCAACAACTGCCCCAAATGCAATAGCCGCCGAAGGCACTTTAAATCGTCGAGAAAAATAAACCGTCATTAATCCCACAACCATTGAAGCCAAAAGATTTCCCCAAATAATTCCTAACCCGATATAAATCGAAAAAAATCGCATTCCATAACCGACCATTCCACAAAGAATACAAACCCAAAGAATTCCTTTAGGAACATTAAATAAAATCGCAAATCCAGCCGCCACAAATCCAGCAAATAAAATATTTTCCGGCTGTAATATAGGGGGTTTTGTCGAATTAACAGCAACAGAAATATCCATAATACTTCCTGATAATAATAAACCAAATAAAATAGCAATCAACATTACTAAACTAAAATTTAATCGAGCAATTCCTGTAATTTGATGGTTATAAACCATATCTAAAACTGCATTAATTAAATGAACTCCGGGGACTAACATCATGGAGGGAACTAATAAACAGGGTTCTGGCGTTGTTGTCCAACCGAGTTTAATTCCAATTGCACTGATACAACCTCCCAAAAAAGCTGCAAAAAAGGCAATAATAAACCCATTAAACTTATGTTTTGCTAATTGTTGTCTTAAGATTAGTCCCAGGGCTGTTGCTAAACTCACAATCAAAAAAGTAGACCAATCTCCATGAAAAATTTTAGCCAAACTTCCCCCCGCAATTCCTAACATTAAAACTAAAAACCATTGCGGATAATGATGAGGAGCATAGTGATTAATTAGTTCTAACTCATCTGTAACTTCTTCTAAAGTTTTATGTCCTTGTTGAATATCATCGACTAAGCGCATTACTTGAGTCATGACCATCATATTAATTTTCATCGCCGGAATGGGGGTACTAATGCGCGAATAAAATTGATTATGAATTTTGGTTGTTAAGGTGATAGCTTCATAAGATACTAATAACCGGGCTTCAATTCCTAAACTATCTGCTAATTGACCAGTTACCCGATGAACTCGTTCTGTTGCAGCACTATTTTGTAGAAGAAGTCGGGCGGTAAGTAGAACCAGGTGAAACTTTTGATCAATCTCTTGGAGGACTGTTGGCGTCATCTGGGTTTTTTCCTTAAACGGACATCTGATGCTATTAATAGTATGGGATTTAGGCTTAATTTTATGGATAGTTGGGAATTAGTACAACGAAAAGCCACAGGGGAATGGAATTTTAAAGAGGTGGATTTAAGAGGCGCTGATTTACAAAGTTTGGATCTCAGTAAATTAGTCTTTATTGGGGCCGACTTAAGTGGGGCAAATCTCAAGGGCGCGAATTTGAGTCGTTCTTCCTTACGCGGTGCTAACTTAATGGGGGCTAATTTAAGTTATACAATTTTAGAACAAGCTAGTTTATATGGGGTACAAATGATGGGGGCAAACCTCTCCCATGCAAACTTGAATGGAGCCAATTTAACCCACGCTAATTTAAGCTATACTAATCTTTATCAAGCTAATTTAAGTGCTGCCAACCTTTACGGGTGTAATTTAGAAAATGCTTGGTTAGTGGGGGCTGATTTACGAGATACGGATTTAGAAAAAGCTAATTTTAAAGCCGTTAATTTAACCGATGCTAATTTAACGGATTCTATTGGATTTAATCAAAGCGATGCCATCATTTGTAATACGATTATGCCCAATGGTGAATTGATGTTATCCCGGCTCTAAATTAACCGTTAAAGTTTTTCCACCGATCCACACTTGATCTCCTGTAACTAATTTTCGTCCCCGTCTAGTTTCAATCTCACCATTAACTCGAACTTCACCGGATTGAATCATAATTTTAGCTTGTCCTCCGGTAGAAACCTCACCCATGAATTTCAGAAATTGATCAAGTTTAATGGTTTCAGACATGATTTGATAGGCTCTTAATAGTGGGTCAGGTATTTAATCTATTATAATAGAATTGAGGATTTTGAGCAAGGCTAAATCAGGTTAATTTAATAAAGGTTAAATAAGGAATAAAAAAATAATTACACTGACCTAGATAATTTTGACACAGATGGGCATTCCGTCTCAAAAACTGTCATAATATAAAAACAGACGTAACATTTCTTAAATACAATGGCGAGAGACTTAAGAGGCTTTTTAAAACTGTTAGAAGAACGGGGACAATTACGGCGAATTCAAACCTTAGTTGATCCTGACTTAGAAATTGCTGAAATTTCTAACCGAATGTTGCAATGTGGGGGCCCAGGGTTATTATTTGAAAATGTTAAAGGTTCACCCTATCCGGTGGCGATCAATTTATTAGGGACAGAACAACGGGTCTGTTGGTCAATGAATATGGAAACTCCCCAAGAGTTAGAGGAATTGGGGAAAAAATTAGGAATGTTACAACAACCTAAACCGCCTAAAAAAATCTCCCAAGCCATTGATTTTGGTAAGGTTTTATTTGATGTCATCAAAGCTAAACCGGGGCGCAATTTTTTCCCCCCTTGTCAACAGATTATAATTGAAGGAGATGATGTTGATTTAAACCAAATCCCCATGATTCGTCCCTATCCGAAAGATGCGGGAAAAATCATTACGTTGGGATTAGTGATTACCAAAGATTGTGAAACGGGAACCCCAAATGTTGGAGTTTATCGCTTACAATTACAATCTAAAAATACCATGACCGTCCATTGGTTATCGGTGCGAGGGGGAGCTAGACATTTACGCAAAGCGGCGGAGAAGGGAAAAAAATTAGAAATTGCGATCGCATTAGGGGTTGATCCCTTAATTATTATGGCGGCGGCGACCCCCATTCCGGTTGATTTATCCGAATGGTTATTTGCGGGATTATATGGGGGTTCTGGGGTACAATTAGCCAAGTGTAAAACGGTAGATTTAGAAGTACCTGCGGACTCCGAATTTGTATTAGAAGGAACCATAACTCCTGGGGAAATATTACCTGATGGCCCCTTTGGGGATCACATGGGATATTATGGTGGTGTTGAAGATTCTCCATTGATTCGATTTCAATGTATTACCCATCGTCAAGACCCGATTTATTTAACCACATTTAGCGGTCGTCCTCCCAAAGAAGAAGCGATGATGGCGATCGCATTAAACCGGATTTATACCCCGATTTTAAGACAGCAAGTATCGGAAATTGTAGACTTTTTCCTTCCAATGGAAGCCTTAAGTTATAAAGCAGCTATTATCTCCATTGATAAAGCTTATCCAGGTCAAGCGAGACGGGCAGCTTTAGCGTTTTGGAGTGCTTTACCTCAGTTTACTTATACCAAATTTGTAATTGTTGTGGATAAAGATATTAATATTCGAGATCCGCGACAAGTGGTATGGGCAATTAGTTCAAAAGTTGACCCGTCCAGGGATGTTTTTATTCTTCCTGATACGCCTTTTGATACTTTAGATTTTGCCAGTCAAAAAATAGGTTTAGGGGGAAGAATGGGGATAGATGCAACGACAAAAATCCCCCCTGAAACCAATCATGAATGGGGAGAACCTTTAGAGTCAGATGTTGATGTTGCTGAAAGGGTAACCAAACGTTGGGCAGAATATGGATTAAATGATCTGAATTTAACCGAAGTAGACCCCAATAAATTCGGCTACGAAATTCGGTAATTTCTGCGTGGGGCGTTGCCCCACCCCAATCATAATCAATACTTAAGTGTGGACTACTGAGGATTGTTCTGGAATTGGAGGTGATGTATACCAATTCCTGAGCGCAAGTTCTGTATAATATCGCCAAATCTTGGTATAAAACTGATTTAGGATTGCTACAGCAATTTATAAATATGCCTCTGAGCACCCTACAGGAGAAACCCAAAATGCTAACCATTGACGACTACCAGATTCTCACTCAAATCTATGAAAGTGCTAACTCAGAAGTTTATCGCGCCATCCACGAATCTGATGGTGAAAGAGTTATCCTCAAAGTTCTCAAACAAGATTATCCGACCCCGGCGGAACTGACTCGCTATAAACAAGAATATGAACTCACTCGCAGCCTGAACCAAGATGGTATCGTCAAAGCCTACGGGTTAGAAAAATATCAGAATACTTTGGTTATGTTTGTCGAAGATTTTGGGGGTGAATCTTTGAAACTATTGAGAAGAAGTCATCAGTTTAGTTTACAGGAATTTCTCTCAATTGCCATTAAAATATCTACGAGTTTAGGACAAATTCATGCTGCAAATATTATTCATAAAGATATTAACCCTGCCAATATCATACTCAACCTGGAAACCCAACAATTAAAAATTATTGATTTCGGTATTTCAACGCGGTTAACGAGAGAAAATCCCACCCTGAAAAACCCCAACATATTAGAAGGAACGTTAGCTTATATTTCCCCAGAACAAACCGGGCGCATGAACCGAAGTTTAGATTATCGTACAGACTTTTATTCCTTGGGGGTCACTTTTTATGAACTGTTAACCGGAAAACTCCCCTTTGAAACAGACGATGATTTAGAATTAGTCCATTGTCATATTGCTAAACAACCTGTATTCCCCTCAGAAATTAACCTCTTAATTCCTCCAGCAATCGACAATATTGTCATAAAATTAATGGCAAAAAATGCTGAAGATCGCTATCAAAGTGCATGGGGATTAAAAGCAGATTTAGAAAATTGTTTACATCAATTACAATCTACAGGAAAGATAGAGGATTTTCCTTTAGCAACTCAAGATATTTCTGATAAATTTCAAATCCCCCAAAAGTTATATGGAAGAGATACAGAAATAGAAATTTTATTAACAGCTTTTGATCGAGTCAGTCACCCCCCCTTAGTCAGAGAGGAGAAAGGAGGGTCTGAACTCATGTTAATTGCTGGATATTCGGGGATCGGAAAATCTGTGTTAGTTCAAGAGATTTATAAACCGATTACGGAAAAACGGGGCTATTTTATTGCGGGAAAATTTGACCAATTTCAGCGTAATATTCCTTACAGTGCGATTGTCAATGCGTTCCAACAATTTGTTAAACAAATTTTAACTGAAAATACAGCTAAATTACAAACCTGGAAAGCCAAACTTTTAACTGCTTTAGGGGGGAATGGACAAATTATTATTGATGTGATTCCAGAGGTTGAATTAATTATTGGTCAGCAACCTAATGTCCCCGAATTAGGGCCGACAGAATCGCAAAATCGTTTTAATTTAGTCTTCAAAAATTTTATCCAGACTTGTTGTGCTCAAGAGCATCCTTTAGTCATGTTTCTCGATGATTTACAATGGGCTGATGGGGCGACTCTAAAATTAATTGAACTGATGATGACAGACACCGATTTAAAACATTTATTTCTCATTGGTGCCTATCGAGATAACGAAGTGAGTCTGGGTCATCCCTTAATGATTTTATTAGAGGATTTGAGAAAAGTAGAAGTCCTTATTAATCAAATTAATTTGATGAATTTGCAACAAGAAGATATTAAAGAACTAATAGCAGATACTCTGAAAAATCAGAGTAATAGTGTAAATTTATTGGCGGATTTGGTTTTAACTAAAACGGATGGAAACCCCTTTTTTGTTAATCAATTTTTAAAATTATTATATAGTGATCAGCTAATCACATTTAATTACGAGCAGCAACAATGGACATGGGATATCAAGCAAATAGAAGCGCAAAATATTACCGATAATGTGGTGGAGTTAATGATTGGTAAATTAAAGAAATTACCAAACAAAACTCAATCTATTTTACAATTAGCTGCTTGTGTGGGAGCAAATTTTGACTTACAAAATTTATCAATTATTGCCAGAAAAACAACTTCAGAAACCTTTCCTGATTTACTCCTCGCTATTGAATCAGGATTACTTTTACCCTTATCAGAATTAGACGAAAATCTGTTAATTCAAAAGTATCAATTTCTCCATGATCGGGTTCAACAGGCTGCTTATACTCTGATTAATGAAGATCAAAAACCAGCCATTCACCGCCAAATCGGAAAATTAATTGAACAAAATGCCTCAGAGAGTGAAAAAGAGGAAAAAATATTTGATATTGTCGGACATTTTAATCTGGGGATAGAGTTAATTAACCAACCCGATGAACGAGAAGCCTTAGCTCAGTTAAATTTAAAAGCTGGGATTAAAGCGAAAAATGGCAGTGCTTATGCGGGAGCGATGATCTATTTACAAACAGGAATTGATTTACTGACTCCTAACTGTTGGATTGAGCAGCATGAATTGACTCTAAATCTTTATGTTGTAGCGACAGAAGCAGCCTATTTAAGTGGGGATCTGGAAACTATGGAAAAAATGGCTTCCCAGGTCTTACAAAATGCTCAAACGAGCTTGGATAAAGTCAAAATTTATGAAGTGAAAATCGCCGCTCAAACTTCTAAGGGGAATCCTGTCGGAGCATTTGCTGTCGGTCGAGAAGCACTCTTTCAATTAGGAGTAGATCTCCCCCAAGAAGCTGATGAAAATCGGATTAAAACAGAACTAGAAACAATTCGTCATCAACTCGAAGGTCATACTATTCCCCAACTGGTTGATCTCCCTTTAATGACTGATCTTCACAGTCAATATACCATGCAATTATTATCAATGTTAATTGGAGCAACTGTTCAAGGAGTACCCAGTTTAGTTCCCCTGGTGGGTGCCACAATGGTGAGTTTATCTCTAAAATTTGGCAATACTAGCACATCCTGTGTGGGTTATGTGGTTTATGGATTGGTTCAATGTACTGTTTTAGGAGATATAGAAACGGGTTATGAGTTCGGTAAATTATCACTCAGTGTACTAGAACGATTACACGCTATTGAATTTAAGTCCCTCATTCTACTTCTATTTGGATGCTTTATTCAAAATCGTCAAGAACCTTTGAGAGCAGTTCTTCCAACTCTGAAAGAGGGGTATACATCTCGTGGGGAAACTGGCGATACTTTATACGCTAGTTATTCCATTGAACATTACAGTTATGCCAGCTTTTTTAGTGGGATAGAATTGGGAAGTTTAGCATCAGAATTAGCAGCTTATAGTGATGCTTTATTACAATTAAAGCAATATTCGGCTCGGAGTTATTTGGATACCCTACGACAAGCTATTTACAATTTTCAGGAGATTGTGGAATCACCCGATGTGTTGAATGGAACAGCCTATAATGAAATAGAGATGATTCCTAAACATCATCAAAGGAATGATTTATGTGCCCTTATTTATGTGCATATCTACAAGCTTTTGTTAGCTTATTCTTGGGGAAATTACACTTCAGCATTAGCCTATATTATTGAAATTGAACGGTATATCTATTCAATGTCATTAGGGTCTGTTTTTGTTCCGGTTTTTTATTATTATGCTTCCCTCACCAAATTAGCTTTTTTTCCCCATTTAACAGAAGCCGAGCAAGCCGATAGAATTACTGAAGTAGAAACCTATCAAAATAAACTCTATCGTTGGATGGAAAGTATGCCTGATAATCATCAGCATAAATGGCATTTAGTTGAGGCGGAAAAGTATCGAGTTTTGGGGAATAAAGCTGAAGCGATTGAACATTATGATCGCGCTATCTCAGGAGCTAAAGAAAATCAATTTATCCAAGAAGAAGCACTGGCTAATGAACTCGCGGCTAAATTTTACTTAAATTGGGGCAAAGAAAAAATTGCCAAAGATTATATCCAGTCAGCCCACTATGCTTATACTCTCTGGGGTGCTACGGCTAAAGTTAAACACTTAGAACAAAAATACCCACAATTATTAACTTTAATATCAACAACTCCTGGGATTAAGGGAACAACAACTATCCGCACATCCGGTGCGATTGACACTGGCACGACTTTAGATTTAGCGACAGTGATGAAAGCTTCTCAAGCCCTTTCTGGGGAAATTGTCTTAGATAAATTACTGGTGTCTTTGATGAAAATTATCATCCAAAATGCCGGAGCGCAATTAGGTTATTTAGTCTTAGAAACTCAAGGTGAATTACTGATTGAAGCCTCTGGAGTGGTTAATGATGATAATATTACGGCATTACAATCAATTCCTATTGAGAATAACTTACCTATTACTCTTATTAATTATGTTGCAAGATTGAAGAAAGACGTGGTTTTAAACGATGCCACTCGTCAGGATAATTTTGTCAACGATCCTTATATTATCAGTCATCAGCCTAAATCAATTTTATGTACGCCTTTGCTGAATCAAGGTCAATTAATTGGCATTGTTTATCTGGAAAATAACCTCACAAATGGAGCTTTTACAGAGAATCGATTAGAAGTGATTAAATTATTATCAGGACAAGCCGCGATCGCCCTAGAAAACGCCCGTCTTTACCAAACTTTAGAAGATAAAGTTAAAGAACGCACCGCCCAATTAGCCGCAGCGAATCAAGAAATTAGTACCCTGAACGAGAAATTGAAAGCAGAAAATCTGCGCCTGAGTGCGGAGTTAGATGTGGCGAAAAAACTACAAGAAATGGTGTTACCTAAACCCGCCGAATTAGAAAAAATTGAGGGTTTAGATATTGCCGGATATATGGAACCCGCCGCTGAAGTAGGGGGCGATTATTATGATGTTTTATCGAGTCAGCATGGGGTAAAAATTGCTATTGGTGATGTCACTGGACACGGTTTAGAAAGTGGGGTATTAATGATGATGGCACAAACAGCAGTACGCACTCTTAAAGAAAGTAAAGAAACCGATCCCGTGCGTTTTTTAGATGTCCTTAACCGGACGCTTTATGGCAATATTGAACGCATGAAATTGGAAAAAAATATGACTTTGGCTATCTTAGATTATACTGATGGTCTCGTTAAATTAAGTGGTCAACATGAGGAAATGATTGTAGTGCGAGTTGATGGTATGATTGAAAAATTTGAGACAGGTGATCTGGGATTTCCTATTGGTTTAGAAGAGGAAATTACTGATTTCATCAGTCACACAACTGTAACGTTAAAT encodes the following:
- a CDS encoding threonine/serine exporter ThrE family protein, producing MTPTVLQEIDQKFHLVLLTARLLLQNSAATERVHRVTGQLADSLGIEARLLVSYEAITLTTKIHNQFYSRISTPIPAMKINMMVMTQVMRLVDDIQQGHKTLEEVTDELELINHYAPHHYPQWFLVLMLGIAGGSLAKIFHGDWSTFLIVSLATALGLILRQQLAKHKFNGFIIAFFAAFLGGCISAIGIKLGWTTTPEPCLLVPSMMLVPGVHLINAVLDMVYNHQITGIARLNFSLVMLIAILFGLLLSGSIMDISVAVNSTKPPILQPENILFAGFVAAGFAILFNVPKGILWVCILCGMVGYGMRFFSIYIGLGIIWGNLLASMVVGLMTVYFSRRFKVPSAAIAFGAVVGMIPGIFMFRAGSGLILMMKLGINSDISLIANTIVMAGTALLMTLGIPVGLALPNLLFFRSDD
- a CDS encoding pentapeptide repeat-containing protein: MDSWELVQRKATGEWNFKEVDLRGADLQSLDLSKLVFIGADLSGANLKGANLSRSSLRGANLMGANLSYTILEQASLYGVQMMGANLSHANLNGANLTHANLSYTNLYQANLSAANLYGCNLENAWLVGADLRDTDLEKANFKAVNLTDANLTDSIGFNQSDAIICNTIMPNGELMLSRL
- a CDS encoding RNA-binding S4 domain-containing protein, translated to MSETIKLDQFLKFMGEVSTGGQAKIMIQSGEVRVNGEIETRRGRKLVTGDQVWIGGKTLTVNLEPG
- a CDS encoding UbiD family decarboxylase; amino-acid sequence: MARDLRGFLKLLEERGQLRRIQTLVDPDLEIAEISNRMLQCGGPGLLFENVKGSPYPVAINLLGTEQRVCWSMNMETPQELEELGKKLGMLQQPKPPKKISQAIDFGKVLFDVIKAKPGRNFFPPCQQIIIEGDDVDLNQIPMIRPYPKDAGKIITLGLVITKDCETGTPNVGVYRLQLQSKNTMTVHWLSVRGGARHLRKAAEKGKKLEIAIALGVDPLIIMAAATPIPVDLSEWLFAGLYGGSGVQLAKCKTVDLEVPADSEFVLEGTITPGEILPDGPFGDHMGYYGGVEDSPLIRFQCITHRQDPIYLTTFSGRPPKEEAMMAIALNRIYTPILRQQVSEIVDFFLPMEALSYKAAIISIDKAYPGQARRAALAFWSALPQFTYTKFVIVVDKDINIRDPRQVVWAISSKVDPSRDVFILPDTPFDTLDFASQKIGLGGRMGIDATTKIPPETNHEWGEPLESDVDVAERVTKRWAEYGLNDLNLTEVDPNKFGYEIR
- a CDS encoding AAA family ATPase, which encodes MLTIDDYQILTQIYESANSEVYRAIHESDGERVILKVLKQDYPTPAELTRYKQEYELTRSLNQDGIVKAYGLEKYQNTLVMFVEDFGGESLKLLRRSHQFSLQEFLSIAIKISTSLGQIHAANIIHKDINPANIILNLETQQLKIIDFGISTRLTRENPTLKNPNILEGTLAYISPEQTGRMNRSLDYRTDFYSLGVTFYELLTGKLPFETDDDLELVHCHIAKQPVFPSEINLLIPPAIDNIVIKLMAKNAEDRYQSAWGLKADLENCLHQLQSTGKIEDFPLATQDISDKFQIPQKLYGRDTEIEILLTAFDRVSHPPLVREEKGGSELMLIAGYSGIGKSVLVQEIYKPITEKRGYFIAGKFDQFQRNIPYSAIVNAFQQFVKQILTENTAKLQTWKAKLLTALGGNGQIIIDVIPEVELIIGQQPNVPELGPTESQNRFNLVFKNFIQTCCAQEHPLVMFLDDLQWADGATLKLIELMMTDTDLKHLFLIGAYRDNEVSLGHPLMILLEDLRKVEVLINQINLMNLQQEDIKELIADTLKNQSNSVNLLADLVLTKTDGNPFFVNQFLKLLYSDQLITFNYEQQQWTWDIKQIEAQNITDNVVELMIGKLKKLPNKTQSILQLAACVGANFDLQNLSIIARKTTSETFPDLLLAIESGLLLPLSELDENLLIQKYQFLHDRVQQAAYTLINEDQKPAIHRQIGKLIEQNASESEKEEKIFDIVGHFNLGIELINQPDEREALAQLNLKAGIKAKNGSAYAGAMIYLQTGIDLLTPNCWIEQHELTLNLYVVATEAAYLSGDLETMEKMASQVLQNAQTSLDKVKIYEVKIAAQTSKGNPVGAFAVGREALFQLGVDLPQEADENRIKTELETIRHQLEGHTIPQLVDLPLMTDLHSQYTMQLLSMLIGATVQGVPSLVPLVGATMVSLSLKFGNTSTSCVGYVVYGLVQCTVLGDIETGYEFGKLSLSVLERLHAIEFKSLILLLFGCFIQNRQEPLRAVLPTLKEGYTSRGETGDTLYASYSIEHYSYASFFSGIELGSLASELAAYSDALLQLKQYSARSYLDTLRQAIYNFQEIVESPDVLNGTAYNEIEMIPKHHQRNDLCALIYVHIYKLLLAYSWGNYTSALAYIIEIERYIYSMSLGSVFVPVFYYYASLTKLAFFPHLTEAEQADRITEVETYQNKLYRWMESMPDNHQHKWHLVEAEKYRVLGNKAEAIEHYDRAISGAKENQFIQEEALANELAAKFYLNWGKEKIAKDYIQSAHYAYTLWGATAKVKHLEQKYPQLLTLISTTPGIKGTTTIRTSGAIDTGTTLDLATVMKASQALSGEIVLDKLLVSLMKIIIQNAGAQLGYLVLETQGELLIEASGVVNDDNITALQSIPIENNLPITLINYVARLKKDVVLNDATRQDNFVNDPYIISHQPKSILCTPLLNQGQLIGIVYLENNLTNGAFTENRLEVIKLLSGQAAIALENARLYQTLEDKVKERTAQLAAANQEISTLNEKLKAENLRLSAELDVAKKLQEMVLPKPAELEKIEGLDIAGYMEPAAEVGGDYYDVLSSQHGVKIAIGDVTGHGLESGVLMMMAQTAVRTLKESKETDPVRFLDVLNRTLYGNIERMKLEKNMTLAILDYTDGLVKLSGQHEEMIVVRVDGMIEKFETGDLGFPIGLEEEITDFISHTTVTLNSGDVVVLYTDGITEAVNLDKEFYGLDRLYQIVLENRHYSARKIQQFVIDDLRQFIGNQKVFDDITLVVFKQK